In Haloplanus rubicundus, one DNA window encodes the following:
- a CDS encoding MBL fold metallo-hydrolase: MLFATAPADERDTALREHGIDPDDWAETTLPYLCLLVDTGEGTVLVDTGAGTLAPTTGNLVDVLTDLGTDPGDVDAVVLSHAHPDHVGGLVEDGDPVFDDAAHYIPAAEYDYWLPEPDLSDLQLPDEFLDLMRTTAVSNLEPLAAADRLERVDGERTIHPGVTVVPAPGHTPGHAAVMIESRGESLLHLVDTVIHPLHVSHPSWAVGFDHQPDRVADTRRDLLGRAADADLAMVAHFPAPGLGRVTRTADGFAWDALE, translated from the coding sequence TTGCTGTTCGCGACCGCTCCGGCCGACGAGCGGGATACGGCCCTCCGCGAGCACGGCATCGACCCCGACGACTGGGCGGAGACGACGCTCCCGTACCTCTGCCTCCTCGTCGACACCGGTGAGGGTACCGTCCTCGTCGACACCGGGGCGGGGACGCTGGCCCCGACGACCGGCAATCTCGTCGACGTGCTGACCGATCTCGGGACCGACCCCGGAGACGTCGACGCAGTCGTGCTATCGCACGCCCATCCGGACCACGTGGGTGGACTCGTCGAGGACGGCGATCCGGTGTTCGACGACGCGGCTCACTACATTCCGGCCGCGGAGTACGACTACTGGCTTCCGGAGCCCGACCTGAGCGACTTACAGCTGCCGGACGAGTTCCTCGACCTGATGCGGACGACGGCCGTGTCGAATCTCGAACCACTCGCGGCAGCCGACCGGTTGGAGCGTGTCGACGGCGAGCGGACGATCCATCCGGGGGTGACCGTCGTTCCGGCGCCGGGCCACACGCCGGGCCACGCGGCCGTGATGATCGAATCGCGTGGCGAGTCACTCCTCCACCTGGTCGACACGGTGATCCATCCGCTCCACGTCAGCCATCCGTCGTGGGCCGTCGGCTTCGATCACCAGCCCGACCGAGTGGCCGACACTCGCCGTGACCTACTCGGACGGGCGGCCGACGCGGACCTGGCGATGGTTGCCCATTTCCCGGCACCCGGACTGGGGCGGGTGACGCGGACGGCCGACGGATTCGCGTGGGACGCTCTGGAGTGA
- a CDS encoding DUF7518 family protein, whose amino-acid sequence MSNRVEELESQVAELQAAVDGLTEELVETRERLRQLEENDGVDNSRTPERRESAHAQVEHAPEDADDAAEADADDETETDTQAEAEEAEDDGSDSDGNDIIVA is encoded by the coding sequence ATGAGCAACAGGGTGGAGGAGCTCGAATCCCAAGTCGCGGAACTGCAGGCCGCCGTCGACGGCCTCACCGAGGAACTCGTCGAGACGCGAGAACGGCTTCGCCAGCTGGAAGAGAACGACGGCGTCGACAACTCGCGGACGCCCGAGCGCCGCGAGTCGGCGCACGCCCAGGTGGAGCACGCGCCCGAGGACGCCGACGACGCCGCCGAGGCCGACGCCGACGACGAAACCGAAACCGACACCCAGGCCGAGGCGGAAGAGGCCGAGGACGACGGCTCCGACTCCGACGGGAACGACATCATCGTCGCCTGA